One genomic window of Candidatus Pseudobacter hemicellulosilyticus includes the following:
- a CDS encoding Gfo/Idh/MocA family oxidoreductase, translating to MPGSSHRRKFLKQLSGSALLLSASPFATLANEEKMEERILHYEKPITANDTLRIACIGLGIMGHANLDTALKIPGVELAGVCDLYTGRLERAKELWGKDLFTTQDYRELLERKDIDAVIIATSDQWHARISIDALKKGKAVYCEKPMVHKISEGLPVIQARQQSGKTMQVGSQRVSSIVYAKARELYRAGEIGQLNCIEASFDRQSANGAWQYTMPTDGSPQTVDWDRYIAGMPKTPYDPKKFFWWRNYKEFGTGVAGDLFVHLLSGIHTITDSYGPDTIFSSGQLSYWKDGRNVPDVMTAVMNYPETPQHPAFQVMLRVNFISGNGGKSVTRFIGSEGVLEMGGNDFIINHSILPKAPGFGGWDAVTTYPQAMQETLKTQYEQRWSKADQQSQKKDPVKYAAPQGYSESADHWLNFVEGVRKGKAVTEGPEFGFRAAAPCLAANDSYFQQKVIKWDPEKMKLR from the coding sequence AGAAAAAATGGAAGAACGCATCCTCCACTATGAAAAGCCCATCACTGCCAACGACACACTGCGCATTGCCTGCATTGGCCTGGGCATTATGGGCCATGCCAACCTGGATACCGCCCTCAAAATTCCCGGGGTAGAACTGGCTGGCGTCTGCGATCTCTATACCGGCCGGCTGGAAAGGGCTAAAGAATTATGGGGCAAAGACCTGTTCACCACCCAGGATTACCGGGAACTGCTGGAACGAAAAGATATTGATGCCGTCATCATAGCTACCAGTGATCAGTGGCATGCCCGCATTTCCATTGACGCCCTCAAAAAAGGCAAGGCCGTCTATTGTGAAAAGCCGATGGTGCATAAGATCAGCGAGGGGCTGCCTGTGATCCAGGCCCGGCAGCAGTCCGGCAAGACCATGCAGGTGGGTAGCCAGCGCGTCAGCAGCATCGTATACGCCAAGGCCCGGGAACTGTACAGGGCAGGAGAGATAGGCCAGCTGAACTGCATTGAGGCCAGCTTCGACCGGCAGAGTGCTAACGGGGCCTGGCAATACACCATGCCTACCGATGGTTCGCCCCAAACGGTTGACTGGGACCGTTATATTGCCGGTATGCCCAAAACACCGTATGATCCTAAGAAATTCTTCTGGTGGCGGAATTATAAAGAGTTTGGCACCGGGGTGGCCGGGGACCTCTTTGTTCACCTGCTGTCGGGTATTCATACCATTACTGATTCCTACGGACCGGATACCATATTTTCATCAGGTCAGCTGAGCTATTGGAAAGACGGCCGCAATGTGCCGGACGTTATGACGGCCGTGATGAACTACCCGGAAACACCGCAGCATCCTGCTTTCCAGGTGATGCTGCGCGTGAATTTCATCAGCGGCAATGGCGGTAAAAGCGTTACCCGTTTTATTGGCAGCGAAGGCGTGCTGGAAATGGGCGGTAATGATTTTATCATCAACCATAGTATCCTGCCCAAAGCACCGGGCTTTGGGGGCTGGGATGCCGTCACTACCTATCCGCAGGCTATGCAGGAAACGCTGAAAACACAGTACGAGCAGCGCTGGTCCAAAGCAGACCAGCAGTCGCAGAAAAAAGATCCTGTAAAATATGCGGCTCCGCAGGGTTATTCCGAATCGGCCGATCACTGGCTGAACTTTGTGGAAGGAGTGCGCAAGGGCAAGGCGGTCACTGAAGGCCCGGAGTTCGGCTTTCGTGCGGCGGCGCCCTGCCTGGCGGCGAACGACAGCTATTTTCAGCAGAAGGTGATCAAG